One region of Spiroplasma culicicola AES-1 genomic DNA includes:
- a CDS encoding ribosome assembly cofactor RimP — MSKQIIENNYLKDIQTILETNQLSLYELNWNFEYESNVLQILVENKDTSIRNVEFDALISANEAISQLLDKDTAIKEPYILEVASAGAERQVKTQEMLINNVGQYFFINSTIAFEGVTEFNATLNSFDNKSQEFNFSFFIKGKPKKVNLKFEQISFIRFAIKF, encoded by the coding sequence ATGTCAAAACAAATTATTGAAAATAATTATTTAAAAGATATTCAAACAATTCTTGAAACAAATCAATTAAGTTTGTATGAACTTAATTGAAACTTTGAATACGAATCAAATGTTTTACAAATATTAGTTGAAAATAAAGACACTTCAATTCGCAATGTTGAATTTGATGCATTAATTAGTGCAAATGAAGCTATTTCACAACTATTAGATAAAGACACTGCAATTAAGGAACCATATATTTTAGAAGTTGCAAGTGCTGGTGCAGAAAGACAAGTTAAAACTCAAGAAATGTTAATCAACAATGTGGGTCAATATTTTTTTATTAATAGTACAATTGCTTTTGAAGGAGTTACTGAATTTAACGCAACTTTAAATTCATTTGACAATAAGAGTCAAGAATTCAACTTTTCATTTTTTATCAAAGGAAAACCAAAAAAAGTTAATTTAAAATTTGAGCAAATTAGTTTTATTAGATTTGCTATCAAATTCTAA